One stretch of Equus przewalskii isolate Varuska chromosome 9, EquPr2, whole genome shotgun sequence DNA includes these proteins:
- the LOC139085497 gene encoding peptidoglycan recognition protein 1-like: MSSPCALLTWTLLTLLGLGATQEDFTPCGPIVPRREWGALPSRCEQRLDLPVRYVVVSHTAAIPCDTPASCMRQVQNVQHYHARTRGWCDVTYNFLIGEDGLVYEGRGWDTQGAHSGPTWNPKSIGISFMGNYMDRAPPQRALRAAQSLLACGVARGALRTNYEVKGHRDVRDTDSPGDRLYEIIQTWPHYRY; this comes from the exons ATGTCCAGCCCCTGTGCCCTGCTCACTTGGACCCTTCTCACCCTCCTGGGACTCGGGGCGACTCAAGAAGACTTCACCCCATGCGGCCCCATCGTGCCCCGGAGAGAGTGGGGGGCCCTGCCGTCCAGGTGCGAACAGCGCCTGGACCTGCCCGTGCGCTACGTGGTGGTGTCACACACGGCGGCCATCCCCTGTGACACGCCGGCCTCGTGCATGAGGCAGGTCCAGAACGTGCAGCATTACCACGCCCGGACCCGGGGCTGGTGCGACGTGACCTACAA cttCCTGATCGGAGAAGACGGGCTTGTGTATGAGGGCCGGGGCTGGGACACTCAGGGCGCCCACTCAGGTCCCACCTGGAACCCCAAGTCCATCGGCATCAGCTTCATGGGTAACTACATGG atCGGGCACCCCCGCAACGAGCCCTCAGGGCAGCCCAGAGTCTGCTGGCTTGTGGTGTGGCTCGGGGCGCCCTGAGGACCAACTATGAGGTCAAAGGACACCGGGACGTGCGGGACACAGACTCTCCAGGTGACCGGCTCTATGAAATCATCCAGACTTGGCCACACTACCGATACTGA
- the LOC139073686 gene encoding centrosomal protein CCDC61-like translates to MGIWSRSPGIYGGLETVRSRKGLGIRVSWPAGNRQCVLGCRRRTPPVGPPAAREDRASSSRERSTSRGRGTARSSSRESGRGGRGRGRPARPSPSPTGGRVPRFDPTAFVKAKEKKQREIKMKQQQRNRLGSGGSGDGPSISWSRQTRAPAAVSGRGDAATRSRNRSSSVDSVRSRGSSASSCSELEDFSESLPRGAGRRGKPPSPTTWSGSSRQQKATPLERGRHQRRLAHSGGWVPIKDYSSDHQAADMAEIDARLKALQEYMSRLDTRS, encoded by the exons ATGGGGATCTGGTCGAGGTCCCCTGGCATTTATGGGG GTTTGGAGACGGTTCGATCCAGGAAGGGGCTTGGGATACGAGTGTCCTGGCCGGCGGGAAACCGACAGTGCGTCCTGGGCTGCAGGAGACGGACTCCGCCGGTGGGACCGCCCGCGGCCCGGGAGGATCGGGCCTCGTCGTCCCGGGAGCGCTCCACGTCGCGTGGCCGCGGCACCGCCCGCTCGTCCTCCCGAGAGAGCGGCCGCGGAGGCCGGGGTCGAGGCCGCCCTGCCCGCCCCTCGCCCTCGCCCACAG GTGGTCGCGTGCCCCGTTTCGACCCCACAGCCTTTGTGAAAGCcaaggagaagaagcagagagagatcaAGATGAA gcagcagcagcGGAACCGACTGGGCAGCGGAGGAAGCGGGGACGGCCCGTCCATCTCCTGGTCTCGCCAGACTCGGGCCCCCGCCGCCGTGAGCGGCCGAGGGGACGCGGCCACCCGCTCGCGGAACCGCAGCTCCTCGG TGGACAGTGTGCGCAGCCGCGGCTCGTCCGCCAGCTCCTGCAGCGAGTTGGAGGATTTCTCGGAATCGCTGCCTAGAGG cgcTGGCCGCCGCGGGAAGCCGCCCAGCCCCACCACCTGGAGCGGGTCCAGCAGG CAGCAGAAGGCCACGCCCCTCGAACGCGGCCGCCATCAGAGACGCCTGGCCCATTCGGGGGGCTGGGTCCCCATCAAAG ACTACAGCTCGGACCACCAGGCGGCCGACATGGCCGAGATAGACGCCCGCCTGAAGGCCTTGCAGGAATACATGAGCCGGCTGGACACGCGGTCGTGA